A stretch of Prosthecochloris marina DNA encodes these proteins:
- a CDS encoding SPOR domain-containing protein, with translation MFTILLKTSLFVLLLSIGYQMLPATSLAERQTMDYRAQIIQYVEQDKVYLLENLRSKVTNKAEQTIIDALLTEDGPQAARLFRKQLQDYPDPALDSLSKARLAAYQSALSSTSGTRTTALQTSFILQFGSFGSLENARELANRIAPYTPVTIFQEKGLHKVRTQKTFGTRKDAETGAKKLPFNSFIVRVN, from the coding sequence ATGTTTACGATCTTGTTGAAAACGTCACTGTTCGTTCTTCTGCTGTCCATCGGCTACCAGATGTTACCGGCAACATCCCTTGCCGAGAGACAAACTATGGATTATAGAGCCCAGATCATTCAGTATGTGGAGCAAGATAAGGTTTATTTGTTAGAAAATCTGCGATCTAAAGTCACGAATAAAGCAGAGCAGACAATCATAGATGCGCTGCTTACCGAAGACGGTCCACAGGCTGCTCGCCTTTTCCGCAAACAGCTTCAGGATTATCCCGATCCTGCTCTCGATTCGTTGAGCAAAGCCCGCCTTGCGGCTTATCAATCGGCTCTATCCTCAACCAGTGGCACCCGCACAACTGCACTACAAACATCATTCATACTCCAGTTCGGCAGCTTCGGCTCACTGGAAAATGCCCGCGAGCTCGCAAATCGCATCGCGCCGTACACACCGGTCACCATTTTCCAGGAAAAAGGCTTGCACAAGGTCCGGACACAAAAAACTTTCGGAACAAGAAAGGATGCCGAAACCGGAGCAAAAAAACTTCCATTTAACTCGTTTATCGTACGGGTAAACTAA
- a CDS encoding sigma-54 interaction domain-containing protein, producing the protein MSKTIDFLGESAPIQQLKHLALQVAQTDVTVLITGETGSGKEVLSRFIHGHSRRSHKNFIPVNCGAIPTGILESELFGHEKGAFTGAIQSRKGYFESANQGTIFLDEIGEMPLETQVKLLRVIETGEFQRVGSSETIHTDARLVAATNKNLQQAVAAKSFREDLYFRLHSVELHLPPLRERGKDILILAEHFIRHLERKHTISFEGFTNDAVEMLLRYNWPGNVRELKNLLESLLILEKGKQITSETLDRHLVQRSRDKGLVHDPEKSEKNELNLIYNSLIRLHQEINEVKQLLQQKENSHEEPSKKPLLLPPPLPEQRERLASTEDTLEPINKGTEILPLEAVEKQAIAEALEAYDGNKRQTAKTLGINERTLYRKIRKYRLDRED; encoded by the coding sequence ATGAGCAAAACAATCGATTTTCTTGGTGAATCCGCTCCAATCCAACAGCTGAAACATCTTGCCCTTCAGGTTGCACAGACCGATGTCACCGTTTTGATAACAGGAGAAACTGGATCAGGAAAAGAAGTTCTTTCCCGTTTCATCCACGGTCATAGCCGGAGATCACATAAAAACTTCATTCCTGTCAACTGTGGTGCTATCCCCACTGGAATTCTGGAGTCCGAACTTTTCGGACACGAGAAAGGTGCGTTTACAGGTGCCATCCAAAGCAGAAAAGGTTATTTTGAAAGCGCAAACCAGGGCACCATTTTTCTTGATGAAATCGGCGAAATGCCTCTCGAAACCCAGGTCAAACTGCTGAGAGTCATAGAAACAGGCGAATTCCAAAGGGTTGGCTCATCGGAAACTATCCACACCGATGCACGACTCGTCGCAGCCACGAACAAAAACCTGCAACAGGCCGTTGCAGCGAAAAGCTTCAGGGAAGACCTCTATTTCCGGCTTCACAGTGTAGAACTGCACCTTCCTCCGCTTCGAGAAAGAGGAAAAGATATTCTGATACTTGCTGAGCATTTTATCCGTCATCTCGAACGCAAGCACACCATTTCCTTTGAAGGCTTCACGAACGATGCAGTAGAAATGCTTCTCAGGTATAACTGGCCCGGCAATGTGCGCGAACTGAAAAATCTCCTTGAATCATTGCTGATTCTCGAAAAAGGGAAACAGATCACATCGGAAACCCTTGACAGGCACCTTGTGCAAAGAAGCAGAGACAAAGGACTGGTTCATGACCCCGAAAAATCGGAAAAAAACGAACTGAACCTCATCTACAACAGCCTGATAAGACTTCACCAGGAAATAAACGAGGTCAAACAGTTGCTTCAGCAAAAAGAGAACTCGCACGAAGAACCTTCAAAAAAACCCCTGCTTCTTCCACCTCCTCTACCCGAACAACGAGAGAGGCTGGCCTCCACCGAGGATACCCTTGAACCCATCAATAAAGGAACCGAAATACTTCCTCTCGAGGCAGTTGAAAAACAAGCAATAGCCGAAGCCCTTGAAGCCTACGACGGCAACAAACGCCAAACAGCGAAAACACTCGGGATCAATGAGAGAACACTGTATAGAAAAATCAGAAAATACAGACTCGACCGCGAAGATTGA